In the Dysidea avara chromosome 14, odDysAvar1.4, whole genome shotgun sequence genome, GTGAGTGACTATATAGTTATATAATATGAGCCCAGCTGCAGTATACGCAGgacaggggcgtaggaagattTTGAGGGCAAGGGTGCTGAGGCTGGAGGCGACTCACCCGCTGGGGGGCGCAGCCCCCCAGACGCTGACGACATTATAGCAAAAATACTGCATAAAATTCATGTAATTAGATTAAACTGAACATGTTACAACATAAAATCAATGGAATTAATACTGActtgatatatatatgtagtatagCTACTGGTATAATGGCATTATGTACATGAGCATTGAGAATGCATGCTGTAAAGGAAAGTTAATACACACAATAAAActaagtagctacatattatgaaTAGAGTGTTACATTGTTTTACCAAAATAGTTTGTTACATTGTTTTGCCAAAATAGTTCATTCTTCTGGAGTTGACAGATATAAATTCCCTCGCAATTGAAACTAAATCTAATTTATCAGTTCTATGCTGGTGAACATGCATAAGCAACAGGTTGTTCAATTTACAGGCACTAATCGTATTCCGCAAGTAAGTTTTAATTCTACGGAGACTTGAAAATGATCTTTCAGCAGTGGAAGTAGTCACAGGAAATGTGAAATATAGCAAAAGAACTTTATTAACTTCACAGAGCATATTTTGATAAATTTCTGATTGCATCATGGCATCTGCTATAGTTCTAACATTGGTGACTCTTTTGATGGTACCATTGAGTGCAGTTTTTATCGCATCAGGCAGCATGCGCAACTGAACTTTCAAATGCTCGACATCTACATCTCCTTCAAGAAACCTAACTAAAGCCTGAGACAACGAGTCTGTACCAGTACCATTAGCACATGTTAGCAACAGGGTCTCTATATCTCGGATCAATTGGATATCTGATTGATCAAATCGCCTTTTAACTTCTTCTGATACTGTATCAATGGCCTCATAGTAAGTTTGTCGATACATGTCTCTTGTACACGAGTGTTGATGAGATGCAGAAGACCCATGGTCCAGCCTTCTAGGCAATTTGTGGATTCTAGGCAACTTGGGTTCTGCAGTCAGAGACTGTGACTCATGGATGACACGTTCATAAAAACAATTAAATGTGCTTTCATTTCGTATTGAACGAAGATGAGAAATAAGCACATTGGCAGCCTTCATTGCTTCTTGAACAGTAATGTTAACTGCTTGAATATTGGTGGAGCACTGCTCAGCTGGAGCAAATATCTGGTGAGCCAGTTTTAAGCCAAAAAAAGTATCAAACTGCTCCATCCGATTTAACAGCCCGCTTGCCTTTGCAGCATATTCATCATGCCCTTCCTGTATGGTATCAAGAGCAGTTAACAATACTTTGTAATTCTTTAAAACACTCGCTATAGCCCCATGTCTCACAGTCCATCGAGTTGGACAGAGAGTCCTCAATGAAGGCAGTGTTTCACCTGTGTTCACTGTCACATCGCTTTTTAAAGTTTCAAAAAGGTTTAGCCTTTTAGGAGAAAATTTTATAAGCTGGACCAAGTTATAAATAAAATCCAGGGTGTTTCGGAGAAGCTTACACTTTTTAGAAACATCTTGTACACATAGATTTAAACTGTGTGCTAAGCAATGAACATAAAGAGCTTTAGGTTCTTCTTGTTTGAATAGTGCCTGGGCCCCATTCCTTATGCCGCTCATGTTGCTAGCTCCATCGTAAGCCTGCCCTCTACACTGAGAAATAGACAACGAACATCTCATCAGCACATCTTTGATTTCATGGTGGATGGTCACGGCTTTAGTATTAGGGAGTTCTTTCAAGCCCAAGAGGTCTTCATGAACTTCATAGCAATTATTAACCCAACGAACTGATACAGATACTTGCTCAGTACCTGAAACATCAGTGGCTTCGTCAGCAATTATAGCATACCATGGGGCACTACTGACTTCACTTATGATGTCTCTGAGAATGCTTTTCCCCATTGATTTTATTAGCTCATCTACAATTGTTGGTGAAATGTACTCACGTTGTCTCAGCCATTCGTTCATGCCTGGGCAATCTTCTGCTTGTAACAGGAGAAGTTGGTACAGATTACCTTGAAAAGCCTCTGCATTTTCATTGTGACCCCTAATAGCCAAACCCTGTTTTCCTAAAAATTTGATTGCCCGTAACAACTTTAGAAGCATGCTCCTGTGAAATTCTTGCTCAGGAGCAGCTCTGGTGTCTAGTATACAGCCAATGTGGATACTAGACTCCCTCAACTGAAGCCGCTCTACTGCTTCACGATGCATATCACTATTTTCATGCATGTGAAATCTTTCAAGGGCTTTGTTCCAATTACCAAATCCATCACCGATAAATGATGAATTTTTAAGCACTGAAGTTGACAATAGTCCGTGTTGCTTTGCTAAGCAACAGATCCTACAGTATATTTTATACCGACCGGTGCAGACAGTAATCCAAGGGTATTTATTATACCAGAATGTTTGTATGGATCTATTGTATTGTTTCTTCTGCCCTAGCTGCCTTTCTTTGCTAAGATGTGATTGCATACATTTTGATTTGGACACATCCAATGGCTGGTTTGGCCTAGTTAAATCACTACAACCAACACAACCACAGCCATCTGATGTGCTACAAACAGTGGCACTGTCAGAAGCTGTGTTCCTTGCTACACTAATACTAATTTCCGGCGTGCCTACAAGATTACTACTTGGAGAGTCCACTTGAGACACCGTTTCTTCGCTTAATTGTTCGCGTGATTGTTGTGTAACAGCACTAACCTGTGGGATCAGCTGTATTTCCTCTTCATTTTCAACGTCTTCATCCGAATCTTCGTCTAACTGTCGAACCGGAACATCAGCGGAAACGGATGAAAACGTGGTCGCTTCAATTGTATCCATTTCTTGACTATCGGAATCTCGATCGGAATCATCGATGATTATAACTTGGGTTGTGCTGTTCGGCCTAGCACCTGTGCTAGCAGCTTTCTTCTTGCTTGCCACAAACTCGACGATACGTCTCTGACACTTGTCCATTACTCGGgtacaatacaaaaagaatcACGTGATGTACGATCACGTGATATGTGCTAAAATCAAAGGGGTGCGCCAGCACCCGGCGCACCTGTGGCTCCTACGCCCCTGAGTATACGCATCACTTGAGATAATGtatgttaaaaataataaagttCATGTCATGTATCCTCAATTATAAATatccacacatgcatgcatatggtatggtatgtatATCATACCATGTATGCTAGGTATGTAActcttgcatgcatgcatgtgcaagcAATTataaacatgcatacatacttgtGCTATCtgttatatatgcatgcatgggtatatAGCCTCAGTATATGCATGGAAAAGTATATACTCTATTAAAGCAATCAGCTTTTAAGGGTATGTATTACATACCACTCATGCCAAAGATATACCACTCATCAATATTCATGTGCAAACTATTAGACATGCATTCATGCATGCTTGTGGTATCATGCTATGCATGGGTGTGTTGTTTAAGTTCGGAAAAGTACAACTATATATATGCTGAAATATTTCATACCCTCGTAAAGTGTGTTATACACTCCAACTGTGATATGTCAGCGTGACATACCATTGGTATGACCCACTAAAGGTGTGAATGCATACTTTCACGCGTGTAATGCATACTTcgtttttaacagtgtatatgtTTCAAAAGCATAACACAGGCTTGGTCTGTGCTAAATTCACACCAAATGCACACAACTATAACAAACTATACTACGAGGACACCACTTCCTCAGCAAGATGTGGTTTGATCTACGATCAATCTGTATGTGCTGAATTAATCTTTCAGTGCTAAACACATGAGTTGGTATACAAAAATATTAACAATCCCAATGGTATTGTATAATGCTACAATCTTGATGCACACATACAGCAGTAATATCCTGGGATATCTTGTGATACAAACAAGTGAGGCTTATTGTGTCCTATTGTACCTAAGATATCTTAGGATATCTTAAGATATACCCCAGGCCAGTAGGATAATTCCAGGCTTATTGTGTCCTATTGTACCTAAGATGTCCTGGGATATCTTTAGATATACCCCAGGCCAGTAGGATAATCCCAGGCTTATTGTGTCCTATTGTACCTAAGATGTCCTGGGATATCTTTAGATATACCCCAGGCCAGTAGGATAATCCCAGGCTTATTGTGTCCTATTGTACCTAAGATATCTTAGGATATCTTAAGATATACCCCAGGCCAGTAGGATAATCCCAGGCTTATTGTGTCCTATTGTACCTAAGATATCTTAGGATATCTTTAGATATACCCCAGGCCAGTAGGATAATTCCAGGCTTATTGTGTCCTATTGTACCTAAGATGTCCTGGGATATCTTTAGATATACCCCAGGCCAGTAGGATAATCCCAGGCTTATTGTGTCCTATTGTACCTAAGATATCTTAGGATATCTTTAGATATACCCCAGGCCAGTAGGATAATCCCAGGCTTATTGTGTCCTATTGTACCTAAGATATCCTGTGATATCTTAAGATATACCCCAGGCCAGTAGGATAATCCCAGGCTTATTGTGTCCTATTGTACCTAAGATGTCCTGGGATATCTTAAGATATACCCCAGCCAGTAGGATAATCCCAGGTTTATTGTATCCAAACTAGCCCAAGGGTGCCTTAATACATTAGTATGGTACGTATGTATTGCCCTTCCCAGC is a window encoding:
- the LOC136244609 gene encoding zinc finger MYM-type protein 1-like, translated to MDKCQRRIVEFVASKKKAASTGARPNSTTQVIIIDDSDRDSDSQEMDTIEATTFSSVSADVPVRQLDEDSDEDVENEEEIQLIPQVSAVTQQSREQLSEETVSQVDSPSSNLVGTPEISISVARNTASDSATVCSTSDGCGCVGCSDLTRPNQPLDVSKSKCMQSHLSKERQLGQKKQYNRSIQTFWYNKYPWITVCTGRYKIYCRICCLAKQHGLLSTSVLKNSSFIGDGFGNWNKALERFHMHENSDMHREAVERLQLRESSIHIGCILDTRAAPEQEFHRSMLLKLLRAIKFLGKQGLAIRGHNENAEAFQGNLYQLLLLQAEDCPGMNEWLRQREYISPTIVDELIKSMGKSILRDIISEVSSAPWYAIIADEATDVSGTEQVSVSVRWVNNCYEVHEDLLGLKELPNTKAVTIHHEIKDVLMRCSLSISQCRGQAYDGASNMSGIRNGAQALFKQEEPKALYVHCLAHSLNLCVQDVSKKCKLLRNTLDFIYNLVQLIKFSPKRLNLFETLKSDVTVNTGETLPSLRTLCPTRWTVRHGAIASVLKNYKVLLTALDTIQEGHDEYAAKASGLLNRMEQFDTFFGLKLAHQIFAPAEQCSTNIQAVNITVQEAMKAANVLISHLRSIRNESTFNCFYERVIHESQSLTAEPKLPRIHKLPRRLDHGSSASHQHSCTRDMYRQTYYEAIDTVSEEVKRRFDQSDIQLIRDIETLLLTCANGTGTDSLSQALVRFLEGDVDVEHLKVQLRMLPDAIKTALNGTIKRVTNVRTIADAMMQSEIYQNMLCEVNKVLLLYFTFPVTTSTAERSFSSLRRIKTYLRNTISACKLNNLLLMHVHQHRTDKLDLVSIAREFISVNSRRMNYFGKTM